Within the Thermanaeromonas toyohensis ToBE genome, the region CTTTAGCCCCTGCTCTGTAGTAGTAGCATAGATAATACGAGAAATAACATCATCGCCAAAGCGCGACTGGCGGTTGTAAGTACCTCCCTGAGCGATAATGCGCCCCTTTATCAGGTCTACTAGGGCCACGGCTACAGTGGTGGTACCTAGATCTATGGCAACTCCATAAATGTCCTTTTCGTTGGCCGAAGTTACTCGGATAACCTCTGCTTGGCCGTTAAGCCGGGCCAGGCTTACAGCCACCCGCCAGTCAGCCTGACGCAGGGCTTCGGCTAGTTCCTGCAAAGTAGATAGGCTGACTTTAATGCTAGTTTCTGGGAAATAACGCCGCAGGGCTGTCTGGACTCGGCTCCAATCGCTAGCATTTTCGGTTAGAGTAGGCGGTTCTAATTCTAGGGATACTACTTCACATAAAGGCTGGAGGGTACAGGGGCTTTCTACACTCGCTCCCTGCTTATCATCGAGTAAGACCTGATGCTCATCCAGGCGTGAATCCTTGGGTACTTCCACCTGGACATCGCCCAGCACTTTGGTGCGGCAAGCCAGGACATACCCTTCACCAGGTAGGGACAACTTCCGACGAGCGGGTTCACTGGCTACATGACCTTCTTTGACGCGTACTACACATCGGCCACAGCTTCCCTGACCGCCACAGGTACTTTTTAGAGCGATACCTGCCTCGGCTGCGGCTTCCAGCAAAGTAGTTCCTGCAGGCACGCTAATTTCTATTCCTTCTGGCCAAAATGTAACCCTGTACTCCTCCATACAGCAGCTCTTACCCCCTTACAGGCTCTAAAGGCCTTTAAGCAAAGTTATTACGGGCAAAGGAGGGGATACCAGAGGATTCCCGCGGTCCTACTAATACTTTCCAACCAGTCAAGTCTTCCAACTTCCCTTTAAGAACTGCTACTACTCCTGGAATAACTAGGGTACGGTGCTTAACTTTGTTTTCAATACCTAACTTCTTTATAACACTAGCAATTTTTTCTGCATCGAATTTGCCGTCAGCGTAGGCCGTCAGCACAGAAAGGCCATTGGTATCTACGGGAATAATATAGCCAGGGATCCTGCTGCTTTCCACTTCACCTTCCACCGAATAATAGGTAAGGGAGAAGTTAGTAGTGATATACACAGGAGAGTTTTCGTTGACCTCGCCCACCTCGTAGATCTTTTCCTCCACCCGGATGGGAACCTGGGGATCAGTATAGAGGTTCTGCCTCCAGGAAAGGAGAGGTAAGAGATGAGCCTTGGCTATGGTATTGAGCACTATCAAGCTGGCATACTTAGCAATATAGTTTACTGCTTCTAGGACTTCGGCCAAAGGATCGCTAGAAGTGGTTAACGCTATAATGGGATAGCCAAAGGGGCGGAAGCGTTTCTTTATGGCCAGCCGCCGGATCTGGGTGAAGTCTGCCACCGCCCGGGAAAGGCTCCGGGCTCCTGGATCTAGGACCAATTGCTTATACCCTAAACCCGCAATCTTTTCCACCAGCCCTGCGAGTTCCTCTAGATCAGAGCCTCTAACGGCCAAGGGGCAGCCGTGCTCCTTAGCTAGGGAAACCATGGCTTCATAATTGCTGGCGTTAGCCGCATAGAGCAAAGGTTTGCGGGCCGCAACTTTCGGTAGCACTGGGCTTAATACAGCCGGGTCCTCGACCATCAAAACCAGATTTAGGTCGGTGTTAGCTGCTATCAGTTCCACTGCTCGTGCAAAGCTCCCCGGTTCTGGAGCCTCATGGGTGATGGCTATAGCCTGGACCGTGTAATGCTGGCCGACACGATCAAAGGAAAGATCGTTGATGGCCTGCACCCGGGAGAGGATCTCCTCCTCAGATAAGGCATCGCTCACCCGCAAGGCTATGGCCGGTTCATGGTAAAAACGCTTATCATGACGGAAGAGTTCCGTTTCATCCCCCATCTCTACCGCTTTATCCCCAGTGCCTAAGATAACTTTGGCTATAGGGGGAGCAGCAGCAGACTCCAGCGCTTCTCGCGCTTCAGGAGAAACATAGGGGCAGGCATCTAAGCTCGCTTTACCTGCAGCCAGGTTCATGGCAAAGGCCAGGCAGGTAGGGGTACCGCACTCCCCGCAGTTCTTTTTGGGTAGTTGTTTGTAGATTTCTAACCCCGTCAAAGCCATGCTCGATAACCCCTTTCTCCTAACGTGGTCTTCTGAAAAAGCCGAACCCTTTCCCGGGGGAAGGGGGCTCCCCTTCCCCGGAAAGGTAAGACCTACCTACATCAGCGGGTCCATAGTTAAAGCAGGATGTCCTTTCTCCTCTAAGAAGGGAAGGATTTCTTCTACTGTGGTCCCTATGGTCTCATCGGCTATTTTATCTATGAAGTCCTCGCCCAAACCCTCTTCAATGCTACGTTGGATGAAGTCTTCTCGGAGGTATTCCTTTAAGGACTTTGGCATCCAGACGATACGGGCAATACCACCATCGGCGGCTATGAATTTCTTACTAACAATGTACCGGCGGCCTATACCCATAAAGCCCGGCGTCTGTACACCACCACCTATCATACCTGCTAAAGTGGAGAAAGTCATCCCCGACGGTGTCATACCCGGATGATCGCGGGTAGTAATCATGATGCCGTTACATTCTGGTATCACAGCCATAATAGCTTCAAAACACCCACAGGAAGTCATAGGATTCTCCATAAGGGTGTAAAGGCAGACCTGCTCCAAGTTACGGTTAGAGGCGATGTAGAGGTAATCATTAACGCTCTTCCAGATACCCTTAATGGGATCAATTTCACCTTCTTTAGGAATGGGCTGGTTAGGCCCTGCGGGGTTGATTTCATGGGAAGCCTTAGCGTCCAACCAAGTTACCGCTCCACATAGGCCCAGCCTTTCTGGAGTAATTATGCATACATGGTTAGGAGCAAAGGACTGGCAGAGGACGCAGGAATAGAAAGTATCTACCGCTTCGTCCGTCAGGCCCCGCATACGGTCGTCACGCTGCTTATATTTCTCCAAAGCCTGGGCCATTTCCTTTTTTACCACTTCTTCGTCGGTAATAATGGTCACTTGTACCCGGTCTACTATGGCCGGGAACTCTTCCTTCATCTTAGCAATGAGGATGTCACCATAATGCTTGAAGCGGAAGCCTTTGGCCACAGCTTCTTTACTTACTCGCAGCCAGTTGATGGCGCGCTGGCCAGTATGCCACAGGCCCTCACCATAGTTAATAAAGTCGTGAATACGGCGTTCCAGCACTCCTTCAAAGTCTTCCTGCATTTTACGCCCATAAATATCCACTATTATCCCTAAGGGGAGGACGCTTCCCTCAGGGACATCGGTAATGTCTGGACCTATAAGTTCAATCTTGCCGTCGGTAATTTGATCTTCAGGTACACTTCGCACGAGTTCAAACGCTGGACTGCGGGTGCCACCCATTTCCACATACATATCATGCTTACGGATGCTTTCGCCCTCGAAGGCCGGGCCGAAGTTGATGGGAAGATCAAGCTTAATTTTAGTAAGCTTGATACCCCGGACCTCCATGGCTATCTGGATCATCTTGTCATAATCCTGGACGCTGAAGAACCAATCTGGTATTGTCTCATCCTCGTCCAGGGGTTGATCGGTTATAACCGGGAAGCCGGTGAAGATGGCACCAAAGGCTGCCGCCGTTTTGACCATATCCCGCTCCCCTAGGTACAGGACAAAGGCGCGGATGCGGCGGCGCTGGTAATCACGCTGCTCGTCCCGGGCTCCAGGGGGCACGTTACCAAACATCATACCAGCCCGCAGGGCATAATTGGCCGCGTGGACTATCTGGGTAAAGTTGCCTAAGGGATAGGCTATATAGTCTATGCCTAATTTTACGTTCTCCTCCAGGAGCTGTTCCACAGCCTCATCGCAGATGAAAAGCATAAAGCCCATGCCCATGAGTTCTTGAACCATCTTGGCCAAGGCTTTAGAATCCCTTGCTCGACCCAGAATAATAGCCTCACCGGGGATGGTCCAGTCCACCATCTTGATGCCATAACGCCGGACCACAGGATCACCGATGAACCCTGTCCAAGGTTCGGGTGCCAGGGGTTCTTCTGGCTTGTATTTAAGGTAACGGAGGGCTTCTATAATTTCCGCCGCATACCAGGTGGCTTCCCCGGCCAGGCGGGCATTTTCGAAGGTTAACTCAGATTTAATTTGGGCCCGCTTACGATTGAGGATAGGCGGAAGATCACCTAGCTTGGTCACCTCTTCGCCGCTAAAACAGCGGATGACCGGTAGATAATATGCTGTATCCGGATAACCCACTGGATGGTCCGGTCCATATTCCTTTATGGCCCGATTAAGCAGGATTTCCGCATAACTTACAGCCGTGATGGCGCCGTGATATACCTCTCGGAATAGTTTGACTGGGTTTTTCCCCTCCGGGATGGCCCCTTCGTAAATTTTATCGAAATCCACCGCCATTTTCCTCTCCCCCCTTAGTAACCCTGGTAAAGCTTAGTGCCGTAGCGCTCAGCCACCGCCCGGTGAACGCCCATTTTCCAAGTACGGTATTCCAAAGCGTTTAAAATCTTGCGCGCTGCTACCCGGGGATCCATCTCGAAAATAAAGTACCCGCCGTAGACATCGCTAGCTATTTGGGTAAGGAGGCTATAGATTAAGTCGCTGCCCTCTACTGGCGGCATGCATCCTACGTGGGTGGGGAGCCCTAAGGCCACACACCAGGTTCCTATGCTAGTAGCTTTGCCGCTCATAGCTTCCGGTGCTGAAGCGGCAAAGGGGACCTTAGGGGTATCTACGCCCAGGTCGTTGGCCATGGCCATAAGAAGATCCGAGGCCCTAGTATTGTCCACACAGGAACCCAGGTGGAAGACCGGCGGGAGGCCTATGCTTATGTCAGCCTTTTCAGCAACTCTATAAAGGAAGCGCTTGAGACCTTCACCACACAGCTCATCGACTTTAGCTGGGTCCATAAGCCCTAGCTTAGCTGCTGACTGGGCCGAGCAGCCCGTAGCTATGACAAAAACATTGTTCTTGAGAAGCTCCTGCATGATGGTCAAGTGGGAGGCGTCCTGGTAAACCTTAAGGTTATTGCAGCCGGCCATAAGGCAAACGCCGGCCAGTTCTCCTGAGAGAATGGCTTCGTTTAACACCCGTACAGGATTTTCAGGATTTATAGTAGCGAAGAGCTTAAAGAGGGCTTCCAGGCTCCAGCCTGCTACCACTGTATTTTTGATGGAGGGGATGTAGACCTCGCGTCCGCTCTCCTTTCTTTCTTTAAAGGCTTCGATCCCCAAACGCAGGGCTTGTTTGGCTTTCTCCAGGGCATTATGGGTATCAAATTCTAGGTGGTAGGATCCAGGAATTTTGGCGATATCCGAGGTGGTAATTATACGAGTATGGAAGCATTCGGCCACTGCCTGGAGACCAGGCATGATACATTGCACATCCACGCACATGGCGTCTACCGCTCCAGTGCAGATGGCTAGCTCTTGGGAGGCGTAGGAGGTTACCAGGGGAATACCCTGCCGCATAAGCACCTCGTTACCTGTACAGCATATACCTACCAAGTTAATGCCCTTGGCTCCTACAGCTTTAGCTTCCCCTTCTATCTCCTGGGCGGCTTGGACAATCATTTCGCTTAATAGAGGGTTATGCCCATGGACCACAAAATTAACCTTGTCCGGGTCCAGGACCCCCATGTTAGATTGACTAACGATGGGAGACGGGGTACCGAAGAGAATATCGGAAATATCGGTGGCAATATGCATACCTGCGTAATCAGCCAGCCCTACACGGATGGCGCTAAAGACCAGGTTGACAGGATCATCATCATTACCTATATGGGCCTGGCTGGCGAGATCAGAGATGGTGGCATGGATACCGTGGGGCATTACATTGTGGGTACGGAATTTTTCTACCCGGCCAGGAGTAACAGTGGTAGTGACCCAGGTGGAATCACCCATGCCCTTTAACCGGCTGAAATCTTCTAGGGCTTTCCAGGCGAGCTCCCGGACTAGCTCTTTTTCTGATTTTCCTTCTACAGTGATACCCACCCGGCGGCATACCTGGTAAAGCTTTTCCTTATCTTTGATGGTATAGTCCGACGCCTGGCCTTCGGCCACTTCCAGCAAAGTATGAGCTAAATGGTTACCGTGTTCAGAATGGGCAGCTGCACCAGTTAGGATCATGAGACCTACGCTCCGGGCCACCACAGTCCAGGGAGAGGCTCCGCATATACCCCGGCTTCCGGGACCCGAATCGCTTTTTATACGGCAGGGACCAGCCATACAGAAGCGGCAGCAGACCCCTTCATATCCGAATTTGCACTGGGGTTGTTGGGCCACAAAACGGTCAAAGGCAGTTATAACATTGGTCTTTTTGCTGTATTCCAGCACCTCCAGCGCTGCGGGATCAATGGTCCGTTCCCGCTTTTTAGGATCGGGTACCCGGGGAGCACCTGAAGGTCGGCTGGTGTGGGTGACATCGCGAAACCTAGGCATTTTTTCTTACCTCCTCGGTAGGAGTTTAATAAGTATGGTTCAACTCTGTCTTCTGGACCATGGCCAGCAAATGGTGACCTACGGCTTCCAAGGCAAGGCTAAAGGCGGAGGGTTTTTCCAGATTTCCACCACTCCAGACTTGTTCTTCGAAGGGAAGTATCCCTAACAAATCTTCCTGGAACTCCTGACGGAAGAGTTCCTCTTCCTGGGGATACCGTACCTTATTGGCTATGAATTTTATCCGAGAGATGCCCAGCTCCCTGGCTAGTCCTTCTACTACCCGAGCCGTCCGCAAACTTACTGGGGAAGGCTCGGTTACAACTAACATAACATCTACCCCTCGGGCTGTTCCCCGGGTAAGATGTTCGATACCCGCACTCATATCCAAAACCACCATTTCTTGGCGCCGAAGCAAAAGGGAGTTTATAAGAGCATTTAAGACTGCGTTTTCCCGGCAGTAACACGTGGTCCCTGCCTGCTTCACAGTTCCCATCTTAAAAAACAAGATGTTACCGTGTTCGAGGGTATAATCGGCAAGAAGATCATCTACGTTAGGGTTTAAGGAGAAAAAAGCGCCTTCTCCCCCTGTACGCTTAGCGATTACCTCCCGCATATCCACAATAGGCTTAAGAGATTCCACCTGTTCTTCGGGCAACCCCAAAACTATTCCAAGGCTTGCGTCCGGGTCTGCATCTACGGCGTAAACGCGTAAACCCTGGGAAGCGAAGAACTTAATTAACCCAGCAGCTATGGTGGTCTTACCTACCCCACCTTTACCAGAGATGGCTAGCTTCACCTTTAATATCCTCCAGCTAATTGTATAATCCGTTTAGATTTCCGAATACTATAAGCCGACACTTAGTGAAATTCGTCACAACATCCGATTTTCCTGCTGCCCTAGGTTGAATTTCTGTTTAAGAATTTGCCTATTGTTCCAAAGGAAGCAAAACATTCAACCCCGCCTTTCATCCTTTCAGCCTAATTATACTACATTTCAGGAAAAAGGGGATATAAATTTCGTTAATTGTTTAAATGGTGAAATGAATTGCAAACTAGTTACTCTGCTTTGACGACTTTGTTACCAGGAAGTACAGGTCCTGGAAGCCAGCTTGGCATTAATCATACCGTGCGGAATAGACTTTTGTCAATAGAAACTCGATTTGACCCATAAATAAGTACTGACGTAGAGCCAGCAGTACCTATCTCCCCCTTAACAGATTAGCCCGGCAATACAACCGGGCTCATGTTTTGTGTGCCCGGCATGGGCGTTGGCTATAGGGTGGAAGTCCCGAACGACGAAGGTAGCAGTAGTCGTTAGCTTAAGGCAAGGGTGTCCGCCGTGAGGCGGAATCCGAAGGAAGCCGGCGGCAAACCTCCGGTCCGACGAACAGGAACCGCATAGGAGGCTAACAGCAGTTGGATGAGCTTGCGAACCAAAGCGAAGTCCTTGCTACCGAAGGCTGCTGAGAGTATATGCGGCGGATGGATGGAGGGAAAGTCAACGCTCTTACCCGGGGAGGCCTGCCAGGTATGCCAGGTAACCTGGTAACCTGCACTGGAAGGTGCGGTTGAACTGGCAGGAGTCAGCAGAGGTCATAGTACCTCTCTCAGACGTCAGAGGGAGGGAAGGACCGAACATAAGGACAGGGAGGCACTTTATGAGTTCGAGAGAAGGGCGAAGACAGCCGAAAATCCTGGAAGGGAGCTACCCACGGGAGGAAGCGGTGAATCTGCGGGGGACCGTGGGAGTGCCTAGTCCTTCTCCGGCACGAGTAGGGGAGCCACCCTGCGGGGACGGTACCGACCTGATGGAGAAGGTGGTAGAGCGGAGCAACATGCTTCGCGCCCTGCGCCGGGTAGAGAGCAACAAAGGAGCGGCTGGTGTAGACGGCATGGAGATAAAATCCCTTCGACCATACCTCAAGGAGCACTGGCTGAGGATAAGGGAAGAGTTGCTCAAGGGAACCTATAGGCCGCAGCCGGTACGGAGGGTCGAAATCCCGAAACCCGACGGAGGCGTAAGGCTATTAGGGATACCCACGGTGCTGGACCGCCTGATCCAACAGGCCCTTTTACAAGCGTTAACGCCGATTTTTGACCCGGGTTTCTCAGAACATAGTTTTGGCTTTAGGCCGGGCAGGAACGCCCACCAGGCGGTAAAAGAAGCCCAGGGGTATATTCGAGAGGGATACAGGTATGTGGTGGACCTGGACTTAGAGAAATTCTTTGACCGGGTAAACCACGACATTCTCATGGCCAGGGTAGCCCGGAAAGTTAAGGACAAGAGAGTACTGAAGCTTATCCGTGCTTACCTTAAGGCAGGGGTCATGGTGGGTGGTATCTGTATAACCTCAGAGGAAGGAACGCCGCAAGGAGGGCCGTTAAGCCCACTTTTAGCCAACATAATCCTTGACGATCTGGACAAGGAGTTAGAGAGACGGGGTCACAAATTTGTCCGTTATGCGGATGACTGCAACATATACGTAAAGAGCCAAAGGGCAGGACTTCGCGTAATAGAGAGCGTGAAAAGGTTTGTAGAGGGGCGACTAAAGCTCAAAGTCAATATGGAGAAGAGTGCAGTAGACCGGCCATGGAGAAGGAAATTTTTAGGCTTCTCCTTCACCTGGGAACGGGAACCGAGGATAAGGCTAGCGCCCAAGACGATAAAGCGGTTTAAGGATAGGATACGGCAGATAACGAGGCGGAACTGGAGTATAGAGCTTAAGCAGCGCATAGAGCTTTTGAACACTTATCTTAAGGGATGGATAGGGTACTTTCGGCTAATAGACACGAGAAGCACTCTGGAAGCGTTGGATGAATGGATAAGGCGACGGCTCAGGATGTGTCTGTTAAAACAATGGAGGAAACCCCGCACCAGGAGACGTAACTTAGTAGCGCTAGGGATACCTGAAGACTGGGCGAGCCTTATAAGCGAGTCCCGGAAAGGGTACTGGCGGCTGGCGAACACTCCCCAAGTGAATAAGGCCCTTGGCCTTAAATATTGGAAAGACCAAGGGCTGACGAGCTTAGTTGAACGGTACTTAGAACTTCGTAGCGCCTTATGAACCGCCGTATACCGAACGGTACGTACGGTGGTGTGGGGGGACGGGGGTTAGCCACCCCCTCCTACCCGATAAGATTAATCTACAATATCTTCAGCCACCATTTCGTAATACATTCGTTTTTGAAACTGATCATCATCAAAATCATTTATGCTACTTTGGTTTCCAGTTAAGCCGTATATTACTTTTACCAAATCAGCTTTATTTAATCTCCTACCTACTTCTTGTAACTCGCTTACTTTAGCTTCCTTTAATATTTGTAATAACAATTCAACTTTGTTTATCATATAAAGCTTCATTTTGTTACCTCCCTACTTGCGAGTAATGAACTCAAACAGAGCTCTAGCAGCAGCTTCCGGACCTTTAAGTTCATATCCTCGCAATCCTAGCTGCGTTCTAATTTGACCGATTCTTACATTTGTAGCTAGCATTTGGCTAAAGTATTTCCTTGCTAACGCATCGTGCTGCTCGCGTTTTTGAGGAGCGCCAAAGGGATTCGCAAAGTACGTATGAGTTAGTCCTTCTTCGTCTGTGGTACCTTTGGATAGTCTTGCCCCCTCGCTGAAGATTTCCAGAGCAGTTTCTATATCATTAAACAACTCGATATAAGGATGCTGTTCATCAACGGGTTCATAGTTATTTGCATAAAGGAAAAAGTCTACAGGATAACCCGCCACGATTTCTTGGTATTTTGTTATAGGTATTACTAACCGGGCGTTCTTCTTATGAGGATTCATGAATATACTTCTATCTATCTCTTCATAGGCAAAGCCTGGAGATAGATCATCCAAGCGAACAAATGCTCCTATTTCTGTTCCGATTGCTATTACTTGACCTTGGTCATTTAACCTGAGCGATCCCATATCATCGAAAATTATGGTTAACTTTCGCATATAAATGTCAGCCAGAACTCGGAAGGCTTCCAGAGTTTCTGATTTCCCAGCTCCGCTATCTCCAACTAGGATTATGTTAGCGCTTTCGCCTGTACGCATAACAATTCGGGCCATAGCGCCGTGGACAGGAAGATATCCGCGGTCTATAGCAATAATGTTGTGTAAGGTTAAAGCCATTTTCTTAAAATAACCAAAGTAGTCTACGTCATCGGTACGCCCAATAAACCCAAGCACTATACCCGATTTTTTGTCTTCAAAATAACACGTTTGTTTCTTGCCTAAAGCTTCAGGTTCTACCCCGAAAACTAAAATACCATCTGGTCTCCGCCTAAAGATTTCCCCAGGTTCAGCTAGTTCAAAAAGGTTCGATAAACTAGACCCTAAGGGTAGGTAACGCTTATGGAAATAGATAAATATAACAAGATCTCCAACTTTAGCAGGATAACAGAGCCAATCGTTAGGTTTAAGGGTTACACGAAACAGCGGATTCTCGGGTACTGGGAGGAAAACTCCTTTACGATAATTGCGCTTAGGGTAATAGACGAGTGGAGGTTCGATCACTACGAGCCGTATAAAAGGTATTTCTTGTAAGGGTTCGTATTCTGGAGCCGGAACGTCCCAAACAATCTTTTCAGCTAAGATCTCCACCCCTGCCCCGCAAGGTAGCTGGCGGTAGACTCGGGGAAGTTTATCCATTAGGTTGGCGCAGATTTGTCGGTATGTTTCCAACACTAGATTCTTAAACCTCTCGCTTAACTTGATAAACTTTCTGTGGTCGGTTCTCGTTTCGCCCATTTGGTATTGACCGCCGTCTAAAATTAAGAAACGAGCATGTTTTCTCCAGAAGTTGTAAAGTCCTTCAATAAAATCATAAAGAAGGACAGGGTTCGCCAGCACCAGAGCATATTTAGGGTACCTTCTTACGATTTCGGTAGGGCGGTACTCCGTTAGCAACAACAGCAGATCAGAAAAGGAGTCTATGTCATAGTTATCTTGTACTGTACATTGAAAGGATTTAAGGATTTCCAACTCAGGTGCCTTGCGTTCTTCCAGTTGGCTTAAGAATTTACGTAGAAGGCATTTAAAAGGCTGACTTTTTAACATATCGGCTGCTGTCTCACATGGAACTGGCCCCAGGATTATAATGTTACTTTCTTTTGCTTCCTCTCCCATTGATAACCCCTCCTTATGGAATAAAAAAAGGTCAACATGCCCGCCTTCTGTAGCTAAAGGCAAAGCTGTTGACCCGCTATCCGGTAGTTCTTCTGTTTCCAGACCAACTACCGGCAAGCAGACCTTTATGCTTGACGTTGCACCATCTCGGCGAACACCGAAAATGGTTCCCCGTCCCGGTGTTATTATAACCGCTACATAGCAAAGGGGCAATATGTATAAGTTTTCTCCACAGCTGGGGTAGAAAATCTTAGCTAAACCTTGCCTCCAGGTTATCCGCTAAGGTGAAGACTATTATTCTTTCTCCAGTAATAGTACTGATATCGGTATGCAAACTTATTACTTTTTGACCAGTAATTTCTTCAATCATATCCTCTAATACGGACCTTAAGTTTTCTAATAACTGGGTCCTTACCCTTTTCACTAGAAGCTTACCTTCATGGGTTTGGGCAAGATGCTGTTCCGCTAGAGTTAATACTCCTTTTAGACGTACGTATATTTGATCTTCGAGAATAAAAGTCTTAACTTCTTGTGGACCTCTACCTAGATATTCCTTTTCAAATTTCATTAAAGCTTTGCTGATTTCATCTTCCAATTGGCCTTTCTTGAGAACCATCCCTATATGCTCCTGACCGGAATTTACTCTAATGAAACAAAAGCCCCCTCTTAACCATGTAATAATTACTTGGGGGCAGAGTGGTAAGTAAGAAACCTATAGAATTTATTTTTTGCTGGAGCCGGCGACCGGACTCGAACCGGTGACCTGCTGATTACAAGTCAGCTGCTCTACCAGCTGAGCTACGCCGGCAAAGCCTTGGTCGGGATGACAGGATTCGAACCTGCGACCCCCTGCTCCCAAAGCAGGTGCTCTCCCAAGCTGAGCTACATCCCGGACTGCCTTAATTTTAGCACGGCTTCTCGCTTATGGCAAGAACCAGGTTATCTATAATACTTTGTTGTGTTGCTCCAGCCTTCAAACTAAATGGACCACGGTAGCGTCCCTTAAGCCTCTAGTTATCCTTGAACCACAGCCCCTGCCCTCTCCCGTAGACGGCATATAGCGCATATACCTTCAGTAGTCACCTGGCCGCAGAGGGTGCACTCTCTAAGTTTTACATCCTCTTCAACAACCCGGAAAATATCTTTATGCTTTAAAAATCCCTTCATAAAGGCTAGCTTAGTACCGGGAGAGGCTTCCTCGATATGGTTTAGGGCCTCCTTATATAAGATCGTGGTAGCTCCCTCAGCATGAGGGCATTCCTCAGCCAGGAAAGGTATTCGCTGGATAAGGGCATACGCTAAGCATTCTCGCTCAGTCAAGGTATATAAAGGCTTAACCCTCTTGGCTAGTTTAGGATGGGTAGAGGGAAGATGCGGGTGCTGACGGGCGAGATATCCTGTCTGCCAGTGGAGGAGGTTGCCCAAGAGGGCTGCTACCTCATCGTCTAAATTATGGCCGGTAACTACGGTTGTGAAGCCACCTTCCACAGCGTAACGGTTAAAAAGATATCGTTTTACGCGGCCACATACCGCGCAGGGTACTCGCCTAGTTCTTTTCGCCAGCTCAGGAATACTTACTCCGAACTCTTCCTTTACAGAGATGATACGCAGATCCGCACCTTTTTCGGTGGCAAAGGCACTGCAAGCATCCCGGGAACGGTCGGAATACCCCGGAATACCCAAGTCCAAGTGCAGGGCTGTAACATTATACCCCAGGTGCAAGAGGGCATCCCACAGGCTCAAACTATCCTTGCCCCCAGAGACTACCAGGAGCAGCGGCTCGCTAGAAGAGAACATCTTATGGGCCTGGATATTACGCTTTACCTGCTTTAGAAAGTACTGCACAAAACAAAGAGGACAAAAGGCTGCATGGTGCTGGCGAACCTCTACAGAAGCCTTACCCCGGCAAATTTGGCAGCGCATACCTTACCCTCCTGAAACAGCCGGAAAAACCTCGATAACTTCATCATCCCGAATAAATTCGTCCCGAGTGAGGATAGTATTATTACGCACTACCAGATGGGACTCTAAGTTAATGTTAAGTTCCCTA harbors:
- the acsB gene encoding acetyl-CoA decarbonylase/synthase complex subunit alpha/beta, translated to MAVDFDKIYEGAIPEGKNPVKLFREVYHGAITAVSYAEILLNRAIKEYGPDHPVGYPDTAYYLPVIRCFSGEEVTKLGDLPPILNRKRAQIKSELTFENARLAGEATWYAAEIIEALRYLKYKPEEPLAPEPWTGFIGDPVVRRYGIKMVDWTIPGEAIILGRARDSKALAKMVQELMGMGFMLFICDEAVEQLLEENVKLGIDYIAYPLGNFTQIVHAANYALRAGMMFGNVPPGARDEQRDYQRRRIRAFVLYLGERDMVKTAAAFGAIFTGFPVITDQPLDEDETIPDWFFSVQDYDKMIQIAMEVRGIKLTKIKLDLPINFGPAFEGESIRKHDMYVEMGGTRSPAFELVRSVPEDQITDGKIELIGPDITDVPEGSVLPLGIIVDIYGRKMQEDFEGVLERRIHDFINYGEGLWHTGQRAINWLRVSKEAVAKGFRFKHYGDILIAKMKEEFPAIVDRVQVTIITDEEVVKKEMAQALEKYKQRDDRMRGLTDEAVDTFYSCVLCQSFAPNHVCIITPERLGLCGAVTWLDAKASHEINPAGPNQPIPKEGEIDPIKGIWKSVNDYLYIASNRNLEQVCLYTLMENPMTSCGCFEAIMAVIPECNGIMITTRDHPGMTPSGMTFSTLAGMIGGGVQTPGFMGIGRRYIVSKKFIAADGGIARIVWMPKSLKEYLREDFIQRSIEEGLGEDFIDKIADETIGTTVEEILPFLEEKGHPALTMDPLM
- the acsC gene encoding acetyl-CoA decarbonylase/synthase complex subunit gamma encodes the protein MALTGLEIYKQLPKKNCGECGTPTCLAFAMNLAAGKASLDACPYVSPEAREALESAAAPPIAKVILGTGDKAVEMGDETELFRHDKRFYHEPAIALRVSDALSEEEILSRVQAINDLSFDRVGQHYTVQAIAITHEAPEPGSFARAVELIAANTDLNLVLMVEDPAVLSPVLPKVAARKPLLYAANASNYEAMVSLAKEHGCPLAVRGSDLEELAGLVEKIAGLGYKQLVLDPGARSLSRAVADFTQIRRLAIKKRFRPFGYPIIALTTSSDPLAEVLEAVNYIAKYASLIVLNTIAKAHLLPLLSWRQNLYTDPQVPIRVEEKIYEVGEVNENSPVYITTNFSLTYYSVEGEVESSRIPGYIIPVDTNGLSVLTAYADGKFDAEKIASVIKKLGIENKVKHRTLVIPGVVAVLKGKLEDLTGWKVLVGPRESSGIPSFARNNFA
- the cooS gene encoding anaerobic carbon-monoxide dehydrogenase catalytic subunit, encoding MPRFRDVTHTSRPSGAPRVPDPKKRERTIDPAALEVLEYSKKTNVITAFDRFVAQQPQCKFGYEGVCCRFCMAGPCRIKSDSGPGSRGICGASPWTVVARSVGLMILTGAAAHSEHGNHLAHTLLEVAEGQASDYTIKDKEKLYQVCRRVGITVEGKSEKELVRELAWKALEDFSRLKGMGDSTWVTTTVTPGRVEKFRTHNVMPHGIHATISDLASQAHIGNDDDPVNLVFSAIRVGLADYAGMHIATDISDILFGTPSPIVSQSNMGVLDPDKVNFVVHGHNPLLSEMIVQAAQEIEGEAKAVGAKGINLVGICCTGNEVLMRQGIPLVTSYASQELAICTGAVDAMCVDVQCIMPGLQAVAECFHTRIITTSDIAKIPGSYHLEFDTHNALEKAKQALRLGIEAFKERKESGREVYIPSIKNTVVAGWSLEALFKLFATINPENPVRVLNEAILSGELAGVCLMAGCNNLKVYQDASHLTIMQELLKNNVFVIATGCSAQSAAKLGLMDPAKVDELCGEGLKRFLYRVAEKADISIGLPPVFHLGSCVDNTRASDLLMAMANDLGVDTPKVPFAASAPEAMSGKATSIGTWCVALGLPTHVGCMPPVEGSDLIYSLLTQIASDVYGGYFIFEMDPRVAARKILNALEYRTWKMGVHRAVAERYGTKLYQGY
- a CDS encoding AAA family ATPase, coding for MKLAISGKGGVGKTTIAAGLIKFFASQGLRVYAVDADPDASLGIVLGLPEEQVESLKPIVDMREVIAKRTGGEGAFFSLNPNVDDLLADYTLEHGNILFFKMGTVKQAGTTCYCRENAVLNALINSLLLRRQEMVVLDMSAGIEHLTRGTARGVDVMLVVTEPSPVSLRTARVVEGLARELGISRIKFIANKVRYPQEEELFRQEFQEDLLGILPFEEQVWSGGNLEKPSAFSLALEAVGHHLLAMVQKTELNHTY